A stretch of DNA from Thiothrix subterranea:
GCTTGCTGATTTTGGGTACTGAAACCGAAGTCTCGCTGGATGAGGTGGAAGAATCGGTGGGGGCGCGAATTCCGGTATTTTCGCAAGAAATCGGGCAAATTCCCGAAAGCTTGTTTGACCTGCCACTGCGCCAAGCCCGCGAACAGTTTGAGCACGATTACCTGATTTATCAACTCAAGCAAGCCGATGGCAATGTCAGCAAACTCGCCGATCAGGTAAAAATGGAACGCACCCATTTGTACCGTAAAATGCGTTCCCTGAATGTCGACCCGAAAAAATACGGACGTTAAGTTTACCTTATGAAAATCCTGATTCTCGGCGCTGGGCAAGTCGGTCACTCCGTGGCTGCTTCATTAGTAAACGAAGACAACGATGTCACCATTGTGGACACGAATGCCGCTGCCTTGCGTGACTTGCGTGAAAAACTCGATGTGCGGGTGGAAGTGGGGCAGGCGTCCTACCCACGGGTGCTGGAACGTGCCGGAATCGAAGACGCCGATATGTTGGTGGCAGTGACCAACAGCGACGAAATCAATATGGTTGCCTGCCAGATTGCGCATACGCTGTACCATACGCCGACCAAAATTGCGCGGATTCGTTCCTCGCATTATTTGGATCGCCCCGAATTGTTCAACGATGCGGCGGTGCCGATTGATGTGCTGATCAGCCCGGAACAATTGGTGACGCAACACATTTTCAACCTGATTTCGCACCCCGGTTCCTTGCAAGTAATCAGTTTTGCGAATGGCAAGGTGCAAATGGTCGGGGTGAAAGCGTTGCACGATGGCCCGTTGATTGGTTTCCCCTTGAAAGCGATGCGCGAACACATGCCAGGTGTGGAGGCGCGAGTGGCGGCAATTTTCCGCAAGGGCAAGCCGATTAACCCGACCGAAGCCACGGTGGTGGAAGTCAATGACGAAATCTTCTTCATTGCCAGTCCCAAACATATCCGCGCCATCATTAGCGAATTACGCAAGCTCGACAAGCCCTATAAGCGCATTATGCTGGCAGGCGGCGGCAATATTGGCAATCGTTTGGCACGTTTGCTGGAAGAATCCCGTTATCACGTCAAAATCATTGAGAAAGACAATGACCGCGCCGCCAAACTCGCCGAACGCCTCGATAAAACCATTGTGCTGGAAGGCGATGCCGCTGACGAAAGCTTGCTGAGTGAAGAAAACATCGACAATACCGATGTGTTCGTGGCGATTACCAATGACGATGAAGCCAATATTTTGTCTTCGATGTTGGCGAAGCGTTTGGGGGCAAAACGGGTCATGTGCTTAATTAACCGCCCCAGTTACCTTGATTTGGTGGAAAGCAGCATCGACTTAGCCATTTCGCCGCAACAAGTCACCATTGGCGCGTTACTCACGCACATTCGCCGAGGGGATATTGTGGCAGTACATGCTTTACGGCGTGGTGCGGCAGAAGCGATTGAAGTCGTGGTGCATGGCAGTTACAAAACTTCACGGGTGGTGGGCAGGCGTTTGGATGAGATCAAATTGCCCCCTAGCACCATTATTGGCGCATTGGTGCGCGGTGATAGCATTTTGATGTCTGCTGCTGAATTGATTGTGCAAGAAAACGATCACATCATTATACTGGTGACGGATAAGCGCTACATGCCTGCGGTGGAGAAATTGTTCCAAGTCGGCATTCATTTCTTTTAAGCTTATGCAATATACAGTCATACAACGGGTGTTGGGCTTATTAATCATGGTGTTTAGCCTGACCATGTTGCCACCGATCTTGGTCGGCTGGGCAATGGAAGACCCGGAAACTTTACCGTTTTGGCAAAGTTTTGCTCTGTTGTTGGGCAGCGGTTTTTTGTTGTGGTTGCCGGTTTACCGTCAACGCGGGGAATTGCGTTCTCGCGATGGTTTTCTGATTGTGGTGTTGTTCTGGGTGGTGTTGGGGGTATCGGGATCTTTGCCGCTGATTTTGTCGGAATCGGTGGAATTATCCGTCACTGATTCGGTGTTTGAATCCATTTCTGGGCTGACTACGACCGGGGCAACGGTTATTATCGGCTTGGACAGTTTGCCGCGTTCGATGCTATTTTACCGTCAGGAATTGCAGTGGCTGGGGGGCATGGGCATTATCGTGTTAGCCGTGGCGATTCTGCCGATTTTGGGGGTCGGGGGAATGCAACTTTATCGCGCCGAAACGCCAGGACCGATGAAAGATGCCAAGCTTACCCCGCGCATTACCGAAACCGCTAAGTTGCTGTGGTACATCTATTTGGTGTTGACGGTGTTATGCGCGGTGGCGTATCGCGTGGCGGGAATGGATTGGTTTAATGCGATTTCCCACAGTTTTAGCACCGTCGCTATTGGTGGTTTTTCAACCCATGATTCCAGTCTTGGGCATTATGATAATAGTGCCATTGAAGCGGTGGCTGTGGTGTTTATGTTGCTCTCTGGGGTGCATTTTGGGTTGCATTTTATTGCTTGGCGCAGTGCCAGTATTGGGGGGTATCTGCGGGATTCAGAGTTTCGTGCCTATGTCAGTTTAATGCTGGGTTTGATGGTGGTCAGCACGCTGTATTTGGCTTACAACTCAACCTATGAAACGTTCGTGGCAGCATTGCGGCATTCGGTATTTCATGTGGTATCCATTGGGACGACCACCGGCTTTACGACCACCGGGTACAGTGAATGGCCGGGATTTTTGCCGGTGTTGCTGTTGTTTGCCAGTTTTATTGGCGGGTGTGCTGCGTCTACGGCGGGCGGCATTAAAGTGATTCGTTTCTTGCTGCTGGTAAAGCAGGGGATTCGCGAGGTCAATCGTCTGATTCATCCCAATGCTCGCATCAGTATCAAAATCAACCGCAACCCCTTGCCGGAAAATGTGATGCAAGCCGTGTGGGGGTTTTTCTCGGTGTATATCGCGGTGTTTGTGGTATTTATGCTGGTGCTGATGGCACGCGGTCACGATCAAATTACTGCATTTTCTGCCGTAGCCGCTACCTTGAATAACTTGGGGCCGGGGCTTGGGGAGGTTGCAGGCACGTTCAAGAGCCTCGATGATTTTTCTAAATGGTGGTTATGTTTGGCTATGCTAATGGGGCGTTTGGAATTATTCACCATGTTGGTGATTTTAACCCCGGCATTCTGGCGCAAGTAGTTCGTTAACACGCTTAATCTGCTGCGGATAGCCGTTCATCCCACATTCACCGTTGCGGTATGGCGGATTGGGTATACTGCTTGCCACAAGGAAGTACGTGCACGGCATGGACGCCTTTTCTTCCCTGAATCCCAACAATAAGACACAGCTAAGGGAATGCCTCATGAACAAACACTCACAGCGCGGTTTGACGCTCATCGAACTCATCGTCACCGTCACCATCGTGGCAATATTGGCAGCCGTCGCTACGCCGTCATTGCGTGAAATGCTGGAAAATAATCGCCTGACTGCCCTCAATAACCAACTGGTTTCCACCCTCAATTATGTACGTGCAGAAGCGGTCAAACGTAACCAGAATGTCAATATGTGTGTGCGCAAGCCAGATGGTTCGGCTTGTTCCACAACAACAGGGGACGGGTTTGATAAGGGCTGGCTGGTTTTAGTGGAAGCCACTGGGGAGATTTTGCTGGATGTTGCACCCGATACTAACGGTGTAACTATCTCAAACAGCGATCTAACGACACCCCAGAAGGTTAGCTATACATCAGTGGGGAAATCTAAAAATGCTGCTACGTTTACATTGACATTGGCAGGTGTGAACCGTTATCAAGTGGTGATTGCCTTGAACACGGGTAGAGTTCGCTCTTGTAAAGTTCCGACTGGGCAAACGGACTGCACGCACTGAATTGGGGCAAAATTTCATTGCGTATTCACCTGCATTGGGTGAAAATCTTGTACGCTTTACAACAATAAACCTGCGTTAGATCATGGCAAGGTGCTAGTTTTCCGGCATAGAATTTGCATAACAATACCGCCGGTCACACTAAAAAGGAGAATTCATGCCCATCACCACGGAACAATCATCTCACGCTGGCTCACCGCCAGCATTGCATCAGCCCATTCATGCCGCCCTGCAACAGCACTATGAAACCCTCCGCGATGTGCATTTGCGTGAATTGTTTGCCGCTGACCCGGCGCGATTTGAGCACTTTTCCCTGCAAGTTGGCGACATTTTTCTCGACTATTCCAAAAACCGCATTACCGATACGACCTTGCAATTATTGATGCAACTCGCTGAAACGGCGGATGTGGCAGGCTGGCGCGAACGCATGTTCCAAGGCGACACCATCAATAACACCGAACACCGCGCCGTGTTGCATACCGCCTTGCGCAATCGCAGCAATACGCCGGTGCTGGTTGACGGTGAAAATGTCATGCCTGCGGTGAATGCGGTGATCGCACAGATGAGCGCTTTCGCTGAACGGGTGCGCAGCGGCACTTGGACAGGTTACACCGGCAAGCCGATTGTGGATGTGGTGAACGTTGGCATCGGCGGTTCTGATTTGGGGCCGCACATGGTGTACCAAGCCCTGAAAGCTTATCGCCACCCGCGTCTGAATATGCATTACGTGTCTAACGTTGACGGTGCACACATTGTCGAAAAGCTCGAAAGCCTTGACCCTGAAACCACGCTGTTTATCGTCGCTTCCAAAACCTTTACCACCCAAGAAACCATGACTAATGCGCATCACGCACGGCACTGGTTTTTGCAACACGCCGCAGATGATGCGCACATTGCCAAGCATTTCGTGGCGGTTTCCACCAATCGGGAAGCGGTGATGGGGTTTGGGATTGACCCTGAGAATATGTTCGGTTTCTGGGATTGGGTCGGTGGGCGCTATTCGTTATGGTCAGCGATTGGGCTTTCAGTGGTATTGGCAGTCGGGGCGGAAAATTTCATTGCCTTGCTGGATGGCGCACACGCCATGGATCAGCATTTCCGTGATGCACCGTTGGAGTGCAATATGCCAGTCATCCTCGCGCTATTGGGCGTGTGGTACAGCAATTATTTTGGGGCAGAATCGCAAGTTATCCTGCCTTACGATCATTACTTGCGCAGTTTGCCCTTGTATTTGCAGCAAGCCGATATGGAAAGCAATGGCAAATCGGTCGATCGTGATGGCAACGCCGTGGATTATGCCACCGGGCCAATTATTTGGGGGACGAGTGGCATTAACGGGCAACATGCGTTCTACCAACTGATTCACCAAGGCACACGTCTGATTCCGGCTGATTTCATTATTTCGGTCACGCCACCGACCGATTTGCACGCGCAGCACGACATTTTGATGGCAAATTTTCTGGCGCAAACCGAGGCGCTCATGCGGGGGCGTACTTTGCAAGAAACCCGCGACGGCGGCGTGACGCCGCCTTATGCACCCAAAGTGTTTGCTGGCAATCACCCTAGTAATGCTTTATTGCTGACAGCCCTCACCCCGCATACCTTAGGCATGTTGATTGCGTTGTACGAACACAAAATTTTTGTGCAAGGTATTGTCTGGAATCTGAATTCCTACGACCAGTGGGGTGTCGAGTTGGGGAAACAATTGGCGAAATGCATCCAGCCCGAATTGAATGCAGCCGAACCCGTGACCACGCATGACGCTTCCACCAATGGTTTAATTAATCGCTATCGGCAACAACGCGCTCAACAACGGGCAATATAAACGCGCATACCTTGACCTGTAGCAGCGCATGGCGTGTCCACGCCTGCTAGGATCAAGGCATAACAAGCCATAACCCAAAAACGCACACGTAACCACAGGGTCGTCGATGAATGTAATTGCTGGTGATATTGGCGGTACAAAAAGCTGGCTGGCATGGGTGCAAGCCGATGCGCAGGCTACTAGGGTGTGCTTCGAGCATGTGTATGCCAGTGGCGAATTTGTCAGCGCCGAAGCGTTGTTGCAGCAATTCCTCGCGGATGCACAGCAAACACTTGCCCCGGATGCTGTCTGTTTAGCCTTGCCGGGGCCGGTGCAAGCCGATCAACCGATTCGCCTCACCAATCTGGATTGGACGCTGGAACATGCCGCGCTGCAAGCCTTGCTGAATACCCCACAACTGTTTTTTATGAACGATTTCCAAGCGGCGGCGGCAGGTGTTGCCACGCTAACGGCGGACGATTATGTGGTGTTGAATGCGGGGGATTCCCTTCGGCTACGCTCAGGGAACGGGGAATCGCGTGTGATTACGGGCGCGGGGACGGGTTTGGGGTTGGCGTGGATGCAAGCGGATGCGAATGGGCATTACCAGAGTTTTGCGACCGAAGGCGGGCATACCGATTTTGCGCCAGCGAATGCCCAGCAAGAACGCTTGCTGGCATTTATGCGGGAACGTTTCAGCCATGTGTCGTGGGAACGGGTGTTGTCTGGTCCCGGCGTGAATCAGGTCTACCAGTTTTGTTTGCACGATATGACGGGCAGTTTGCCAGATGAGTTGCGTGACCGCGGTGGGGCGGAAGTGAATAGCGCTGCCCAAGCGGGCGACCCGATCGCGCTGGCGGCAATGGAATTGTTTACCGATATTTACGCTAACTGGGTCGGTAATGTGGCGCTGCTCTACCAACCACGCGGCGGTTTATATTTAGCGGGTGGCATTTCCGCCCGTATCCAAACTTGGTTACAGACACCCCGGTTTTTGGCGGCTTGTTTTGACAAAGGCAGGATGGCTGGCTTGGTTCAGCAAATGCCTATTTACTTAATTACCAATACGCGGCTCGGCTTACAAGGGGCGCTGGCGGCTGCGTTGCACCATAGGAAAACATCATGACACTGGATAAAGATCAACAGGCGAAGCTGTACCGGTATTACACTGAGCCGAAGATGGTCACGGAATTGACTCGCAAAACCTTAGCGCTGGTGTTGGCGGGTGGCGAAGGGTCGCGTTTAAAAGACCTGACCATGTGGCGGGCAAAACCGGCTGTGCCATTTGGTGGCAAATACCGCATTATCGACTTTGCGCTGTCCAATTGCGTGAATTCGGGCATTCGGCGGGTTGGGGTGCTGACGCAATACAAATCGCATTCCATGATTCGCCATTTGCAACGCGCTTGGGGGTTTATGCGGGCAGAAATCGGCGAATTCGTCGAAATTCTCCCCGCGCAACAACGCACCAGCAAAAAGGAATGGTATCAGGGGACAGCCGATGCGCTGTTCCAGAATCTCGACATTGTGCAACGCCATGACCCGGATTACGTGTTGGTATTGGGCGGCGACCATATTTATACGATGGATTATTCGCGCATGTTGAAGCACCACTACGATAATCACGCTGATTTCACCGTGGGTTGTATTGAAGTGCCGGTCGAAGAAGCCAAGGGTTTTGGGGTGATGTCGGTCGATGAGCAATTGCGCATTACCGAATTCACGGAAAAGCCTGAGCATCCGCAAGAAATTGCGGGTAAGCCGGGCATGGCGTTGGCGTCGATGGGGATTTATATCTTTTCGCGCGATTTCCTCTACAAAGTGCTGTATGAAGATGCCGCGAAAACGCATTCGTCGCGGGATTTTGGCAAGGACATTATTCCTGCCAACATCCACAGCGCCAAGGCAATGGCCTATCCTTTCCGCAAGGAAAACGGCGACCCTGGCTACTGGCGTGACGTGGGGACACTGTATTCTTATTGGCAAGCCAATATGGAACAGTGCGCCGTCGAACCTGAACTGAATTTGTACGACCGCGACTGGCCAGTGTGGACGTATCAAGCACAATATCCACCCGCTAAATTCATTTTCGATGATGAAGGTTGCCGGGGTGAGGCTATTGATTCACTGATTTCAGCCGGTTGTATTCTTTCCGGTGCAAGGGTCAAACGCTCGCTGGTGTTTTTTGCTACCACGATTGGCAAATACAGCCATGTGCGTGATAGCGTGATTTTACCCAAAGTGAGCATTGGGGAAAATTGCCGGATTACCAAAGCCATTATCGACAAAGGCACGGTGATCCCCGACGGTACGATTATCGGGGAAGACCTCGAACTCGACCGCAAACGTTTCCATGTCACCCCCGAAGGTATCGTGCTGGTCACAGCCGAAATGATGGGGCAGAAACTACGCACAGGCGATAAGGATGTATTATGGCGAATGGCCAGTTAAATGTTGTGCTCTGCTGGCACATGCACCAGCCGTGGTATCGCAACGGGTTGGACGGTGAATACCGCCTGCCGTGGGTGTATTTGCATGGCATCAAAGACTATAGCGACATGGCGGCGCATCTGGAAAAACACAGCCGGATGCGTAGCGTGGTTAACTTTGCGCCGGTTTTGCTGGAGCAAATTGACGACTATGCTCAGCAATTAAGCGCGTTCCTCAGCAAGGGTACGCCGATACAGGATAAGTTGCTGAATCTGTTGGCAGGGGTTGAAGCCGTGCCTGCGGATACGGCGGCGCGTGCTGAATTGATTGCCGAATGCCAGCGTTGCCATGCGCCGACCATGATTCACACACACGCGCCATTCCAGCGCTTGTTCAAGATGATTGGTGCTACCGATGAATCGGGGGTTGGCAGTAAACACTTCCGCTGTTCCTTGGTGTATTTGAGCGACCAGTATTTTTTGGATTTGCTGACCTGGTATCACTTGGCGTGGTTGGGGCAGTCGTTGCAAGACTTGCCGGTTATCCAGCGTTTGTTGCAACAGGGCAGCGAGTTCAGCGCGGCGGATCGGCGCGATTTGCTGGGTGTGATTCGCGATTGTCTGGCAAACCTGATTCCGCGCTATCGCAAGCTGGCGGAAGCGGGACGGGTAGAATTGTCGATGACGCCGTACATGCACCCGATTGTGCCATTGCTGAATAATTTCAATAACCTGCGCTGTTCCTTGCCGGATGCGCCCGTGCCGCAAACCACGTATTACCCGGATGGCGAAGCGCGGTCACGCTGGCATTTGCAGCAAGGCATCGACGTTTTCCAACGCTATTTCGGCATGAAACCGCAAGGCGTGTGGCTCTCCGAAGGTGGGATTAGCGAAGACGCGGTAAGCCTGTTGGATGAGCTGGGAATTCGCTGGACGGCCTCCGGTGAGGGCGTGTGGCGCAACAGTTGCCGCTTATCCGGTTACGATGGCGAAGACGAACACAGCAAACGTAGCCTGTTCATGCCGTATCAGCAAGTGGATAGCAAGGTGCGCGTGTTTTTCCGCGATGATGGCTTGTCGGATTTGATCGGCTTTAAGTACAGCACGTGGCACGCCCGCGATGCGGTGGCGGATTTCGTGCAACACTTGGAAAACATTGCGGTATTCCTGAATCACAATGCATCCAATCAAGTGGTGTCGATCATTTTGGATGGCGAAAATGCGTGGGAATATTATCCGAAAAATGGCGCGTATTTCCTCGATGCGTTGTATGCCGCTCTGAGCAGTTCCGACCAAATCAAGATGGTCACGTTTGCAGAAGCCAGTAACTTGCCGACGCGCACCTTGCCTGCGATTTGTGCGGGCAGTTGGGTGTATGGCTCGTTCTCGACGTGGATTGGTTCGCCCGATAAAAACCGTGGGTGGGATTACCTTGCTGCTGCCAAAGTCGCCTTCGACGAGGTAATGGCAGCGGGTACGCTCGATACCCAACAGCAAGCACTCGCCAGCCGTCAGTTGGGGATTTGCGAAGGGTCGGACTGGTTCTGGTGGTTCGGCGATTACAATCCGGCGGATAGCGTGCGCGATTTCGAGCGCTTGTTCCGTCAGCAATTGCACAAGCTGTATGAAATGTTGGGCGTGGATGCGCCCGCGTATTTGGATAAACCGATGTCACAAGGTGGTGCAGGCGCTGAAAATGCGGGCACGATGCGTAGGAATACTTGATGGGGATACAAACGATTGGACGGGCGGCGGGGGTGTTGTTGCACCCCACTTCTTTGCCGAGCGGTAAGTTGGATGCGGATGCGTACCGCTGGGTGGATTGGCTGGCGGATGCAGGCTTTAAGGTCTGGCAAATGTTGCCGCTGGGTGTGCCGCTGGCGGGGCTGTCGCCGTATCAATGCGCGTCAGCGTTTGCCGTAAATCCGGGGTTGTTTGAAGAAACCCCTCTTAACCCCGCTGCTTCTTTCGACGCTTGGTACGCCAACCAAAAACACTGGGTCGAAGACTACGCCCTGTTCATGGTGCTAAAACAGCAGTTCGATGGCAAGGAATGGGCTGCATGGCCCACTGAGTTCCGTAGCCGCGATTCCAAAACGCTGTTCACGGCACGCGGCGAACACGCCGAAGCCCTCGCCGCCATTATCCACGAGCAATATTCCTGCTGGTTGCAATGGCAAGCCTTGCGCACTTATGCCACCGAGCGCGGCGTTGCCCTGTTCGGTGACATGCCCATTTTCGTCGCTTACGACAGCGCGGATGTGTGGGCAAATCCGCAACGCTTCCTGCTGGATGATACCGGCACACCAACCTTAGTAACCGGCGTGCCGCCCGACTATTTCTCCGAAACAGGGCAGCGTTGGGGCAATCCGCACTATCATTGGGAAAATATGCAGGCGGAAAACTTCCAATGGTGGCAACAACGCTTGCTGTATCACTTTGAATTTTTCGATTTAGTGCGGCTAGATCACTTCCGTGGTTTAGCGGCAAGCTGGATGATTCCGGCAACTGAGCCGACCGCGATCAATGGCTATTGGCAGGCCGTTCCCGGTGACGCCATGCTTGCCAGCTTGCAAGCGGCACTGGGGAATATCCCGTTAGTCGCTGAAGATTTGGGGGTGATTACGCCCGATGTGACGGAATTGCGTGATAAATACGACTTACCGGGCATGAGCGTGCTGCAATTTGGCTTCGATCACTTTGAGGATAACCCACACAAACCCCACAATGTACGCGCTAACACGGTGTATTATACGGGAACGCACGATAACGACACCTTGCAGGGTTGGTTTACCAGCTTAAGTGAGGAAGCCCAACAACACGTTATGCAGGTGTTGGGCATTGAGGATACCTCACAGGTAACAGATACCATGCTGGACACGATTTTCGCCAGCAGCGCATTGTTAGCCATGATTCCATTACAAGATTTGCTGCATTTAGGTAGCGCTGCCCGCATGAATACCCCCGGTACGGTGGAAGGTAATTGGGCATGGCGCTTCGACTGGTCAGACATACCGGATACTCTGGCATCACAATTGCATGAAAAACTACAGGGACACCAGCGAGATGAACGAGAACTTGATTCGGATACAACAAGGCACACATCACGATCCGTTTGACTGGCTGGGATGGCATCCGCTACCGGATGGCAACTGGGTGCTGCGTACTTTCATGCCTGCCGCTGAAGCGGTTGAAGTCGTCGGGCATGGATTGATGACACGCCTAGAAGGTACTGATTGTTTTGAAGCGAAGCTATCCTCTCCGACTGACGCCGCTCCTTCGCACCCCGCCCTACGCTGGCAGGACAAACAAGCAGGCAACTGGCACGATGCCGTCTGTCCCTACACGTTTCCTCCACAGGTGGGCGACCTTGATTTGCATCTCCTTGGTCAAGGTCGCCATCACCACGCTTGGAAAGTGCTCGGGTCACACGCTATCAGCGTTGATGGTGTCGCAGGCACACTGTTCGCGGTATGGGCACCTGCTGTAAAGCGCGTCAGCGTGATCGGCGATTTCAATGCGTGGGACGGGCGCAGACACCCGATGCGGGTGCGCGGTGAAACCGGCGTGTGGGAAATTTTCATCCCGGGCATTGCGGTCGGCACCTCGTACAAATACGAAATTCTCAATCGGCATGATGCCATCGTGGTCAAAACCGACCCGTATGCGCAGCAAATGTTCATGCGTCCCGAAACCACTTCCCGCGTTCCCAATGATGTGCCGCACCCTTGGCAAGATAGCGCGTGGATTGCCACCCGCGAACAGTTCGATTGGCAACACCAACCCATGAGCGTGTACGAATTGCACCCCGGTTCGTGGCGCAAACACCCGGATGGGCGTTTTTATTCGTGGGCGGAACTCACAGAAACACTGATTCCTTATGTCACCGACTTGAATTACACCCACATCGAATTAATGCCGGTCGCGGAACACCCGTTGGATGAATCGTGGGGTTATCAGGTATCGGGGTATTACGCCCCCACGGCGCGTTACGG
This window harbors:
- the trkA gene encoding Trk system potassium transporter TrkA, which gives rise to MKILILGAGQVGHSVAASLVNEDNDVTIVDTNAAALRDLREKLDVRVEVGQASYPRVLERAGIEDADMLVAVTNSDEINMVACQIAHTLYHTPTKIARIRSSHYLDRPELFNDAAVPIDVLISPEQLVTQHIFNLISHPGSLQVISFANGKVQMVGVKALHDGPLIGFPLKAMREHMPGVEARVAAIFRKGKPINPTEATVVEVNDEIFFIASPKHIRAIISELRKLDKPYKRIMLAGGGNIGNRLARLLEESRYHVKIIEKDNDRAAKLAERLDKTIVLEGDAADESLLSEENIDNTDVFVAITNDDEANILSSMLAKRLGAKRVMCLINRPSYLDLVESSIDLAISPQQVTIGALLTHIRRGDIVAVHALRRGAAEAIEVVVHGSYKTSRVVGRRLDEIKLPPSTIIGALVRGDSILMSAAELIVQENDHIIILVTDKRYMPAVEKLFQVGIHFF
- a CDS encoding TrkH family potassium uptake protein, which gives rise to MQYTVIQRVLGLLIMVFSLTMLPPILVGWAMEDPETLPFWQSFALLLGSGFLLWLPVYRQRGELRSRDGFLIVVLFWVVLGVSGSLPLILSESVELSVTDSVFESISGLTTTGATVIIGLDSLPRSMLFYRQELQWLGGMGIIVLAVAILPILGVGGMQLYRAETPGPMKDAKLTPRITETAKLLWYIYLVLTVLCAVAYRVAGMDWFNAISHSFSTVAIGGFSTHDSSLGHYDNSAIEAVAVVFMLLSGVHFGLHFIAWRSASIGGYLRDSEFRAYVSLMLGLMVVSTLYLAYNSTYETFVAALRHSVFHVVSIGTTTGFTTTGYSEWPGFLPVLLLFASFIGGCAASTAGGIKVIRFLLLVKQGIREVNRLIHPNARISIKINRNPLPENVMQAVWGFFSVYIAVFVVFMLVLMARGHDQITAFSAVAATLNNLGPGLGEVAGTFKSLDDFSKWWLCLAMLMGRLELFTMLVILTPAFWRK
- a CDS encoding GspH/FimT family pseudopilin, giving the protein MNKHSQRGLTLIELIVTVTIVAILAAVATPSLREMLENNRLTALNNQLVSTLNYVRAEAVKRNQNVNMCVRKPDGSACSTTTGDGFDKGWLVLVEATGEILLDVAPDTNGVTISNSDLTTPQKVSYTSVGKSKNAATFTLTLAGVNRYQVVIALNTGRVRSCKVPTGQTDCTH
- the pgi gene encoding glucose-6-phosphate isomerase, with protein sequence MPITTEQSSHAGSPPALHQPIHAALQQHYETLRDVHLRELFAADPARFEHFSLQVGDIFLDYSKNRITDTTLQLLMQLAETADVAGWRERMFQGDTINNTEHRAVLHTALRNRSNTPVLVDGENVMPAVNAVIAQMSAFAERVRSGTWTGYTGKPIVDVVNVGIGGSDLGPHMVYQALKAYRHPRLNMHYVSNVDGAHIVEKLESLDPETTLFIVASKTFTTQETMTNAHHARHWFLQHAADDAHIAKHFVAVSTNREAVMGFGIDPENMFGFWDWVGGRYSLWSAIGLSVVLAVGAENFIALLDGAHAMDQHFRDAPLECNMPVILALLGVWYSNYFGAESQVILPYDHYLRSLPLYLQQADMESNGKSVDRDGNAVDYATGPIIWGTSGINGQHAFYQLIHQGTRLIPADFIISVTPPTDLHAQHDILMANFLAQTEALMRGRTLQETRDGGVTPPYAPKVFAGNHPSNALLLTALTPHTLGMLIALYEHKIFVQGIVWNLNSYDQWGVELGKQLAKCIQPELNAAEPVTTHDASTNGLINRYRQQRAQQRAI
- the glk gene encoding glucokinase; protein product: MNVIAGDIGGTKSWLAWVQADAQATRVCFEHVYASGEFVSAEALLQQFLADAQQTLAPDAVCLALPGPVQADQPIRLTNLDWTLEHAALQALLNTPQLFFMNDFQAAAAGVATLTADDYVVLNAGDSLRLRSGNGESRVITGAGTGLGLAWMQADANGHYQSFATEGGHTDFAPANAQQERLLAFMRERFSHVSWERVLSGPGVNQVYQFCLHDMTGSLPDELRDRGGAEVNSAAQAGDPIALAAMELFTDIYANWVGNVALLYQPRGGLYLAGGISARIQTWLQTPRFLAACFDKGRMAGLVQQMPIYLITNTRLGLQGALAAALHHRKTS
- the glgC gene encoding glucose-1-phosphate adenylyltransferase yields the protein MTLDKDQQAKLYRYYTEPKMVTELTRKTLALVLAGGEGSRLKDLTMWRAKPAVPFGGKYRIIDFALSNCVNSGIRRVGVLTQYKSHSMIRHLQRAWGFMRAEIGEFVEILPAQQRTSKKEWYQGTADALFQNLDIVQRHDPDYVLVLGGDHIYTMDYSRMLKHHYDNHADFTVGCIEVPVEEAKGFGVMSVDEQLRITEFTEKPEHPQEIAGKPGMALASMGIYIFSRDFLYKVLYEDAAKTHSSRDFGKDIIPANIHSAKAMAYPFRKENGDPGYWRDVGTLYSYWQANMEQCAVEPELNLYDRDWPVWTYQAQYPPAKFIFDDEGCRGEAIDSLISAGCILSGARVKRSLVFFATTIGKYSHVRDSVILPKVSIGENCRITKAIIDKGTVIPDGTIIGEDLELDRKRFHVTPEGIVLVTAEMMGQKLRTGDKDVLWRMAS
- a CDS encoding glycoside hydrolase family 57 protein encodes the protein MANGQLNVVLCWHMHQPWYRNGLDGEYRLPWVYLHGIKDYSDMAAHLEKHSRMRSVVNFAPVLLEQIDDYAQQLSAFLSKGTPIQDKLLNLLAGVEAVPADTAARAELIAECQRCHAPTMIHTHAPFQRLFKMIGATDESGVGSKHFRCSLVYLSDQYFLDLLTWYHLAWLGQSLQDLPVIQRLLQQGSEFSAADRRDLLGVIRDCLANLIPRYRKLAEAGRVELSMTPYMHPIVPLLNNFNNLRCSLPDAPVPQTTYYPDGEARSRWHLQQGIDVFQRYFGMKPQGVWLSEGGISEDAVSLLDELGIRWTASGEGVWRNSCRLSGYDGEDEHSKRSLFMPYQQVDSKVRVFFRDDGLSDLIGFKYSTWHARDAVADFVQHLENIAVFLNHNASNQVVSIILDGENAWEYYPKNGAYFLDALYAALSSSDQIKMVTFAEASNLPTRTLPAICAGSWVYGSFSTWIGSPDKNRGWDYLAAAKVAFDEVMAAGTLDTQQQALASRQLGICEGSDWFWWFGDYNPADSVRDFERLFRQQLHKLYEMLGVDAPAYLDKPMSQGGAGAENAGTMRRNT
- the malQ gene encoding 4-alpha-glucanotransferase produces the protein MGIQTIGRAAGVLLHPTSLPSGKLDADAYRWVDWLADAGFKVWQMLPLGVPLAGLSPYQCASAFAVNPGLFEETPLNPAASFDAWYANQKHWVEDYALFMVLKQQFDGKEWAAWPTEFRSRDSKTLFTARGEHAEALAAIIHEQYSCWLQWQALRTYATERGVALFGDMPIFVAYDSADVWANPQRFLLDDTGTPTLVTGVPPDYFSETGQRWGNPHYHWENMQAENFQWWQQRLLYHFEFFDLVRLDHFRGLAASWMIPATEPTAINGYWQAVPGDAMLASLQAALGNIPLVAEDLGVITPDVTELRDKYDLPGMSVLQFGFDHFEDNPHKPHNVRANTVYYTGTHDNDTLQGWFTSLSEEAQQHVMQVLGIEDTSQVTDTMLDTIFASSALLAMIPLQDLLHLGSAARMNTPGTVEGNWAWRFDWSDIPDTLASQLHEKLQGHQRDERELDSDTTRHTSRSV